The genomic segment GGGCGCAGGAAGCGCTTCTCCAGGTCGTAGCCGTCGCGCTCCCCGCGCAGGACGGCCTCGATGGCGGCTGAGGTGCGGGCGACGTCGTCGGGGTGGGTGACCTGCGACCAGTGCTCGGGGTCGGGGCCCTCGTCGAGCGCGAGGAGGCGCCGGGCCGCCGCGTTGGCCTCGCGCAGCCGCCCCTCGGGGGAGCTGATGACCATGCCGAGCTGCGAGCTCTCGAAGACGCTGCGGAACTTCGCCTCCGACGCGTCGACCGCCGCGCGGGCCGCCGCCTGCTCGGTGAGGTCGACGACGTGGCAGACGAGGTGGTCGCCGGCCGGCCCGTCGCCGCGCACGAGCGAGGTGCTCACGTGCACGGGGACCTCGCTGCCGTCCGCGCGCCGCCACCGCTGCTCGCGGTGCCCGGGCTCGAGCGACGCCCCCCTCTCGGCGGGGCGGGTGCCGACGAGACCGCCGTCCACCACCCCCAGCAGGTCGTGCGCGGCCCGGTTCGCGCGCAGGACGCGCCCGTCGGTGCCCACGAGCAGGGTGCCGTTGGGGGCGTGGTCGAACACCGCGCGGTACTCGCGGTCCGCGGCCCGCTGCTGCTCGGCGAGCGCCCGGACCCGCTCCTCCTCGAGGTCCGCGAACAGCTGGGCGCCGCGCATGAGCTCGGCGTACGAGCGGCGCAGCGACAGGTAGAACAGCGCGACGCACGCCGTGAGGGCGTCCCAGACGGCCATCGGCCAGCCCGGCGCCGTCGGGTGGCCCGCCGCGGCGTGGACGGCGTGCAGGGCGTGCAGGCCGTGCCCCACGGCGCAGGACAGGAAGATCGTCCCGGTGGCGAGGCCCAGCGGGTTGGTCCGGAGCTGCCCGCTGGCGACGAGGGGGCGCAGGATCGCGACGGCGATGGCGAGGTAGGCCGTCGTCACGACGGCGTTCGCGCCGAGGAGGGCCCACTGCTGCACGACGGGGACCTCGGCACGGCCGACCGGGGCCTTGAGCCCCCGCGCGTACGGCCGGAGGGGTGGCGCGCCGCGCGGCTCCTTCAGCGGGCGGGGACCGGGGTCGATGGGACGGGCGTGGAAGGACCTCGTACGCCCCGCTCCCGGCGCGGCGCCCGCTGGGCGCTCGCCGGGTGCGTCGCGCTGGTCCTGGCCGCCCTGTCGGCGTTCGCCGGCGTGGCCGTCGGCGCCTCGCAGGACGACGCGCGCGAGCAGCGCTCCCGCGCGGCCGCCCAGGCGTCGGCCGGCGCGCTGGAGCGGCGGGTCGCCGCGCACGAGGAGGTGCTGCACGGGCTCGCGGCCTGGGTCGGGACCACCGGCTGGCCCCGGCGCGCCGACTGGCACGCCTCCCTGGTGCGCCAGGACGTCCTCGCCCGCGACCCCGGGATCAAGGTGCTCGGGGCGGCGCCGTACGTCCCCGCCGGCGCCGGCCCCGCCTGGGCGGGCGGGGTGCGGGCGGACGCGGCCGCGTCGGGGCTGGGCTACCCCGCCCTGCCCGCGCCGGCCGCGGGCCGGGCCGGCGCCCCCATCGCGTACCTCGAGCCGCTGGCCGGGAACGCTGCGGCGTACGGGTTCGACCTGCTGTCCGAGCCCACCCGCCGGGCCGCCGTCCTCGGCGCCCGCGACAGCGGTGCCCCGCGGGCGACCGCCCCGCTGCGCCTCGTGCAGGAGCGCGGCGAGCAGCGCGGGCTGCTCGTCGTCGTGCCCGTGTACGCGCCGGGGGCCCCGACCGGCACGGTCGGCGAGCGCCGGGCCGCCTTCCGCGGCGTCGTGTTCGCCGCGTTCCGCGCCGGCGACCTGCTCCGCGCGGCCCTGCCCGAGCACGCCGGCGGCAGCGCCGTGCTCGACCTCGGCCCGTCGTCGGCCCCCGTGGCCCTGCGCGACGCCGATCCGCTCGTGCTCGGGGGCACCCCGCCGCGCGACGCCCGGCGCGTCGACCTCGACCTGGCCGGGCGGCGGTACGCGCTGCTCGTGCCCGGGCTGCCGCCGGCCACCGCGGTCGAGCGGTGGGCGCCGGTCGTGCTCGTCGTCGGGGGCGCGCTGCTGGCGCTGCTCTCGGGGGCGCTCGTGCTCACCTCCGCCGCGGCCCGCGAGCGCGCCGAGCGCCGGGAGGCGGCCAGGACGCGGGAGCTGGAGAGCGTGGTGGCGTCCTCGCTGGACGCGGTCGTCACGGTGGACGCGCAGGACCGGGTGGTCTCCTGGAACCCCGCCGCGGTCGCGCTGCTGGGCCGCAGCGGCCCGGAGGTGCTGGGCCGCCCGGCCGCGGAGGTGTTCCCCGGCGGGCTGCGGAGCGCCCTCGGCGAGGACGGCGCCGGCGCGACCGGGGTCGAGCTGACCGCCACGGGCCCGGACGGGCGGCCGCTGCTCGTCGAGGCCACCCTGGCGCCCTGGCACGGCGACGGCGGCGGGTACGTCACCGCCATCGCGCGCGACGTCACCGAGCGGCGGGCCGCCGAGCGGGCCGTACGGCGCGCGCACGCTCTGCTGCGGGCGGTGCTCGACGCGGCCACGGGCACGGCGGTCGTGGCCACCGACCCCGACGGGGTGGTCACCGTCCTCAGCGCGGGCGCGGAGCGCATCCTCGCCCGCAGCGCCGACGAGGTCGTGGGCAGGCTGCGGCTCACCGACGTGCACGACGCCGTGGAGCTGGGCCGGCGCGCCGGCGAGGTCGGCCTGCCCCCGGGGCCTGCGGCGCTCGCCGCCGCTGCGGGCACCGAGGGCCCCGTGGCCCGGGAGTGGACGTGGGTCCGTCCCGACGGCGAGCGGCGCCTCGTGGCGCTCACCGTGACCGCGATGCACGACGCCGAGGGCCGGCCCGCCGGCTGGGTCGCGGTGGCCGACGACGTCACCGAGGCCCGCCGGCTCGAGCGCGAGCGCCTGCACCTCGCCGACCGCCTCGAGACGCTGCTCGCCTCGACGGCCGAGGGCATCTTCACCATCGGCGTCGACGGCCGCACGGCGTCGGCGAACCACGCCTTCGCCGCGCTCGTCGGGCGCCCCGTCGAGGAGCTCGTCGGCGCCGACGCGCACGGCCTGTTCCACCACCGCCGCCCGGACGGCACGCCGTACCCCCGCGAGGAGTGCCACGTGCTCGCCGCCGCCCGCACGGGGGTCGCGCGCCGGGTCGACAGCGAGGTGCTCTGGCGCCCGGACGGCGCGGCGGTCCCGGTGGAGTACCTCGCCGCCCCGCTCGTGCGCGACGGGCGCACCGAGGGGGCCGTGGTCACGGTGCGCGACATCCGGGAGCGCAAGCGGACCGAGCAGGCGCTGCTCGAGGCCGTGGCGCACGAGCGCGAGGTCGCGCTGCGCCTGCGCGAGCTCGACCGGGTGCGCGCGGACTTCGTGGCGACGGTGAGCCACGAGCTGCGCACGCCGCTGACGAACGTCTGCGGCTACCTCGAGGTGCTCCTCGACGGCGAGGCCGGCCCGCTGGCGCAGGAGCCCCTGCGCATGGTGGAGGTGGCGCGGCGCAACGCCCAGCGCCTGCTCGCGCTCGTGGAGGACCTGCTCGTGCTGAGCCGGGTGGAGACCGGCGGCTTCCAGGTGCGCCAGGACGAGGTGGCCCTCGGCGCGGTCGTCGCGGCCGTCGTCGACGACGTCGCCCTGCCCGCGCGCGAGCGCGGCCTCGAGCTCGTCGTCGTCGACGAGGGCGTCGGGACGGTCCTCGGCGACGAGGCCCAGCTCGAGCGGGTCCTCGCGGCCCTGCTGAGCAACGCCCTGAAGTTCACCCCGCCCGGCGGGCGGGTCACGGTGACCGCCGGCACCGAGGGCGGGCGGG from the Vallicoccus soli genome contains:
- a CDS encoding sensor histidine kinase, whose protein sequence is MQQWALLGANAVVTTAYLAIAVAILRPLVASGQLRTNPLGLATGTIFLSCAVGHGLHALHAVHAAAGHPTAPGWPMAVWDALTACVALFYLSLRRSYAELMRGAQLFADLEEERVRALAEQQRAADREYRAVFDHAPNGTLLVGTDGRVLRANRAAHDLLGVVDGGLVGTRPAERGASLEPGHREQRWRRADGSEVPVHVSTSLVRGDGPAGDHLVCHVVDLTEQAAARAAVDASEAKFRSVFESSQLGMVISSPEGRLREANAAARRLLALDEGPDPEHWSQVTHPDDVARTSAAIEAVLRGERDGYDLEKRFLRPDGQVVHVSQSTVLVRDPSGAPLHFVTQLLDITARARADAALEDGARRLRAANDELREADQLSRDLVAMLSHDLGQPLSALRGYLELLEDDGDAMPEQLRTAMLARTRLAADRVRELVDEVLAMARAGALTADVEPVRAAAALERAAAGAVGVRVEVLPGAEAAGTLLADPSQLQQVLGNLVANAAKHGGGPVELGARAVPGGVELRVRDHGPGVPAAFVPHLFERGSRAPGTAAEGTGLGLHIVRRLVAAAGGEVRYEDAAPGARFVVRLPAAGADGPAEPAAPALRASA
- a CDS encoding PAS domain S-box protein, producing MEGPRTPRSRRGARWALAGCVALVLAALSAFAGVAVGASQDDAREQRSRAAAQASAGALERRVAAHEEVLHGLAAWVGTTGWPRRADWHASLVRQDVLARDPGIKVLGAAPYVPAGAGPAWAGGVRADAAASGLGYPALPAPAAGRAGAPIAYLEPLAGNAAAYGFDLLSEPTRRAAVLGARDSGAPRATAPLRLVQERGEQRGLLVVVPVYAPGAPTGTVGERRAAFRGVVFAAFRAGDLLRAALPEHAGGSAVLDLGPSSAPVALRDADPLVLGGTPPRDARRVDLDLAGRRYALLVPGLPPATAVERWAPVVLVVGGALLALLSGALVLTSAAARERAERREAARTRELESVVASSLDAVVTVDAQDRVVSWNPAAVALLGRSGPEVLGRPAAEVFPGGLRSALGEDGAGATGVELTATGPDGRPLLVEATLAPWHGDGGGYVTAIARDVTERRAAERAVRRAHALLRAVLDAATGTAVVATDPDGVVTVLSAGAERILARSADEVVGRLRLTDVHDAVELGRRAGEVGLPPGPAALAAAAGTEGPVAREWTWVRPDGERRLVALTVTAMHDAEGRPAGWVAVADDVTEARRLERERLHLADRLETLLASTAEGIFTIGVDGRTASANHAFAALVGRPVEELVGADAHGLFHHRRPDGTPYPREECHVLAAARTGVARRVDSEVLWRPDGAAVPVEYLAAPLVRDGRTEGAVVTVRDIRERKRTEQALLEAVAHEREVALRLRELDRVRADFVATVSHELRTPLTNVCGYLEVLLDGEAGPLAQEPLRMVEVARRNAQRLLALVEDLLVLSRVETGGFQVRQDEVALGAVVAAVVDDVALPARERGLELVVVDEGVGTVLGDEAQLERVLAALLSNALKFTPPGGRVTVTAGTEGGRARVAVADTGVGMSEEERAQLFTTFFRAAGASERAVQGAGVGLSVAKTVVDRHGGEIRVASAPGAGTTMTLLLPLLVAAPA